One genomic segment of Nitrospira sp. includes these proteins:
- a CDS encoding undecaprenyl-diphosphate phosphatase, with amino-acid sequence MTEWGPALAVILGIVEGLTEFLPVSSTGHLILVGHALGFTGDAAANAEISIQLGAILAVIVFEREKIARLLSGAWHEQAALQTLQRSGQHPTRRALIRVSMQSHPHLWFVIGLGLAFLPAASVGFLAHGWIKSVLFTPQTVAATSIVGGLIILAVEARQPKVHTTQLDRVSIKSAFWVGIAQCASLIPGMSRSGSTIIGGLLAGLDRKVATEYSFFLALPTIIAATAYQMLKAKATFNQADYVALGIGMLVSFLVAWAVIAAFLTYVQRHTLRVFAYYRIALGILVFLVVR; translated from the coding sequence ATGACTGAATGGGGACCTGCATTAGCGGTTATCCTTGGCATTGTGGAAGGGCTGACGGAATTTCTGCCGGTCTCCTCAACTGGGCATCTGATCCTCGTGGGCCATGCACTCGGGTTTACGGGTGATGCTGCGGCCAATGCCGAAATCTCGATTCAGCTCGGGGCTATTCTCGCCGTCATCGTATTTGAACGGGAGAAAATCGCCCGCCTGCTTTCCGGCGCATGGCACGAGCAGGCGGCGTTGCAGACCTTGCAACGGAGCGGCCAACATCCGACCCGGAGAGCATTGATCCGGGTGTCCATGCAGTCCCATCCCCACCTATGGTTTGTGATCGGCCTCGGACTGGCCTTCCTTCCTGCCGCGAGCGTCGGCTTCCTCGCTCACGGGTGGATCAAATCCGTGCTGTTCACGCCACAGACCGTCGCCGCCACCTCGATTGTCGGCGGACTGATCATTCTCGCGGTCGAAGCCCGGCAGCCGAAAGTCCACACCACCCAGCTGGACCGAGTTTCTATCAAGTCCGCCTTCTGGGTCGGCATCGCCCAATGTGCCTCGCTCATTCCCGGCATGTCACGATCCGGTTCAACAATCATCGGCGGCTTGCTCGCCGGCCTCGACCGGAAAGTCGCGACCGAATACTCCTTCTTCCTCGCCTTGCCGACCATCATCGCCGCCACCGCCTACCAAATGCTGAAGGCCAAGGCCACATTCAATCAGGCAGACTATGTGGCGTTGGGCATCGGCATGCTCGTGTCCTTCCTCGTCGCCTGGGCTGTCATCGCAGCCTTCCTGACCTACGTCCAGCGCCACACCTTGCGCGTGTTCGCCTACTACCGTATTGCCCTCGGCATCCTCGTGTTTCTAGTCGTGCGCTAA
- the lspA gene encoding signal peptidase II, translated as MSASTLRNLVLASLTGSVIVTDQLSKLHIMQTMRLHESIPIIPNLFSLTYIRNPGAAFGLLAGSSNAFRMVFFGLTSIFALVLLGTILYRMPEREWMGRLSVSAILGGAIGNLIDRLRFGEVIDFLDVYVDNYHWPAFNVADSAITVGVIFLIIHFMFEKPDVPPVVPETPSVQTPGT; from the coding sequence TTGAGCGCCTCCACTTTGCGCAATCTGGTTCTGGCTTCGCTGACGGGCAGTGTCATCGTCACCGATCAGCTGTCGAAGTTGCATATCATGCAGACCATGCGACTGCATGAATCCATTCCGATTATCCCCAATCTCTTCAGTTTGACCTATATCCGCAACCCGGGCGCCGCGTTCGGATTATTGGCTGGGAGCAGCAACGCCTTCCGGATGGTGTTCTTCGGGCTCACATCGATTTTTGCGCTGGTGTTGCTCGGCACGATTCTCTATCGCATGCCGGAACGGGAGTGGATGGGGCGTTTGAGCGTGTCGGCGATTCTCGGCGGCGCGATCGGTAACCTCATCGACCGGCTGCGGTTCGGCGAAGTGATCGACTTTCTGGACGTGTATGTCGACAACTACCACTGGCCGGCATTCAATGTGGCGGATTCCGCGATCACGGTCGGGGTAATCTTTCTGATCATCCACTTCATGTTTGAAAAGCCGGATGTCCCGCCGGTGGTGCCGGAGACTCCCTCAGTTCAGACCCCGGGCACGTAA